The Oscillospiraceae bacterium genome contains the following window.
CTGGGGCGGCCATCCCGTGGCGGAAAACGCCTTCTTCCTGCGGTATCACGATCAGGACGCCGATGCCCATGCGCTGCAGGTCTGGCGTACCGAGGATCACGCCGACGATGAGGAGGTCTACCGGCTGGGCTTTACGCTGGGGCAGGACAAGCACTACGACATTGCGTGGTGCGGTCTGGGCTATGGCGCAAACCCCGATGCACTGACCGATGTGACGGTCTGCCTGCCCGCCGGTACAGCGCAGTATGCCGTGCTGTACTACACAACAGCGGACGGCGAGCAGAAGCGCACCGAGGTCTACCCCGCCAAGGAAGCCACGCTGCTCACGCTTACCGGCGAGACGATCCTGGCCGACAGCATCCGGCTGGAATAAAGTGCAGCTTCTGGACATGCTGAATCCTAAAACGCAAGGAGGTTCTACCTTTGGCACAGAACAAAAAAGAACGGCTGTTGTGGGGGCTGGGGCTGCTGGGTACAGCGGTATTTTCCTTGCTGATGGTTTGGTTGCACTACCAACAGCTGATTTCCACCGGATACTATTACTCGGATATTCCGGCCCACATGGCGGGGCGTGCCATGGGCAACACAGGCTTTTCGCTGGTCACAATTTTGCTGCGGTTTGTATTTGGTATCGGAGGTAATCTGGGTACAGCGGTGTTTCTGGGAGCTGTCAACCTGCTGACGCTGCTGATATTTGCCTGGGCCATCCGTAAGGCTGTGCCGCAGGTCTGCCCTGGCGCAGCGCTGCTCTGGTCGCTGGCTGCGAACCTCTGTCAGGCGGTTTGGATGCCAAACGGCGGCTACTGGTACTTTGGTGCCATCACCGGCACGATCTACCACAACACTACCTACATTATGCTGCAACCGCTGGCGCTTATCGCGTTTTTCCTCTTCCTCTCGCTGGCAGAGCACCATGGTCAGCTGCAATGGCGCAGTTGGGCCGCGTTGACGGTGCTGCTTACGGTGGCAACGGCTATCAAGCCCAGCTACCTTTTCGCCTTTGCCCCGGCCCTGCTTGTGGCGCTGGTCGTTGACCTGATCCGTACCCGCGGCAAGGCCCTCCCATGGGAAGTCTGGCTCGGCTGTACGGTGCTGCCGGGCATTCTGCTCTGCATCATTCAGGCCAAGGTGCTGTTCACCGGCGGGGATGATTCCGGCATGGCACTGATCTTCACCACCGACTTCGATCCCGAAAAAGTGCTGTGGGGTGTCTTTAATTACAGCGCCAGGCACGGCCTGATGCGCTCACTGGTGTTCGTGGGTGCGGTGGTTTTGCTGTTGTTCCGGCAGTGGCGCGGCGCTTACGCCTATAAGTTCAGCCTGCTTCTGTTTGCCATCTCGCTGACCGAGGGCATCTGCCTGACCGAGACAGGCAGCCGTATGTACGACGGCAACCTGTGGTGGGGCGCGTTCATCTGCTATGACATTCTGCTGCTGGAATCGCTGATTCAGCTGCTGCGCCGCCTGCACAAAAAGCCGCGCACCCCGGTGGAGACCGGCACGTCGGTTTTGTGCTGCGGGGCGCTGGCCTGGCATATTGCCAGCGGCATTGTGTTCCTGGGGCTGATGCTGGCCGGTATCTCTTATGCGGTCATGATCGGCACCGAAAGCTACCTGCTGCAAGAAATGTGGGGCATTGTACTGTGACGAAGAACAAGCAACAGAAAAACGCCCTGCTGACGATTTTATGCGTGCTGGCGCTAGCGGTGTTCGGCGCGGCGATGGTTTGGCTGCATTACCAACAGCTGTGCAGCCCCGGCGGCGGCGATGACCCGTACACCTCCGATCTGGGGCAGCATCTGTACTTTGCGCAGCAGGGCATGATCTACTCCACCGTGTCGCTGCTCATCGGCCCGGCCTACAATGTCGCCGGGCGCATCGGCATTGCCGTGCTGTTGGCGGTGTTCCATCTGGCGGCGGTCGCGGTGTTTGCGTGGGGGCTGCGGGCGGCCCTGCCGGAAAGCCCCCGCCCGGTACGGCTGCTCGTCAGCCTTGCGGTCAATCTGGCCACGGCGGTCTGGATGCCCCGGGGCGGCTACTGGTATCAGGGCACGGTGGGCGGTACGATCTACCATAACACGACCTACATCATGCTGGCCCCCTTTGCGCTGCTGACGATGCTGGCGTTTTACCGCGTCTGGCCCACGGTGCGCGGCCGGCTGGATCTGCGCAGCTATGCGGTGTACACCGTGCTGCTGACGGTGGCCACCAGCTTTAAGGCCAACCTGATCTTTGCGTTTGCCCCGGCACTGCTTGTGCTTTTGATTGCGGATTTTGTGCACAGCCGTGCTAAAAACCTGAAAAACGAGATCCTTATGGGCTGCAGCGTTTTCCCCGGTGTGGCGCTCTGCTTTGTGCAGGCAAGGGTGCTGTTTGCGGCGGAGGATTCGGGCATCCGGCTTATCTTCACGGTGCCGTTTGACCATCACCGTATGCTGTGGGGCCCCTTCAACGAGGCCGGTGTGCTGGGGCTGGCCCGTTCCTTCGTCTTTGCGGCGGCTGTGGGGCTGCTGCTGGGCCGTGCGGCGTGGAAAAGCTTTCGCTACCGGTTCAGCCTGTTCACCTTTGCGGTCTCGATGGCCGAGGCCCTGCTGCTGGTTGAGAGCGGCGAGAGGCTCTACCACGCCAATCTCTGGTGGGGGCCGTTCATCTGCTTCTGGGCATTCTGGCTGGAATCGGTCAGCGTTTTCCTTGCGCAGTGCCGCGCCAAAGCACCGCGGTGGCGGCTGGTCCTCTGCGGGCTGGCGCTGGTCTGGCATCTGGCAAGCGGCATCTGCTTCCTTGTCATGCTGCTGTGCGGCGTGTCCTACAATGTGCCGATCCTGACCTATAATTTGTGGTAAAAAAAGAGCATGCCGCTGCGGCATGCTCTTTTGCGTATATGCAGTTTGGCTGCTTATTCCCCAAAATCCTCGGCGGCTTTTTTCATCATTTTGCGGATCGGCAGGTTGTACGGGCAGCGCGGCTCACAGGCGCCGCACTGGATGCAGGCCCCGGCCTTGGTCTGCAGGGTGGCGTACCGCTCGCGGCCCCACTGCTGCAGGCCGTACCGGTTTAAGTACCCCTGAAACAGAAAGACGCTGGGGATCGAGATACCCACCGTGCAGGGGGCACAGTAGTTGCAGCGGCGGCAGAACTGGGTGCCCAGCGCATCGCGGACGGACTGGCAGGCGGCCTCCTCCGCAGCGGTAAGCGGGGCAATGTTGGCCGCGCCCGCGGCGTTGTTTTCCAGCTCCTCCACCGTTGCCATGCCCGGGATGGCAACCGTCACCGCCGGGTTGGACAGCACATACCGCAGCGCCAGACGGCCGTCCTCGATCGCACCGCCGGCCAGCGGCTTCATGTCGATGAACGCCTTGCCTGCTGCGGCGCAGCGGTCGATAAGCGCCTTGCCCTGCTGCTCCACGATGTTGTAGGGGAACATGATCGTTTCGATCTCGGGAATGTCGAGCGCGGCCTCAAACACAGCGGCCAGATGCGCCGTGATGCCGATGTGCCCGACAACGCCGCGTGCCTTTGCCTCCAGCAGGGCCTCCATCGCACCGCCGGGCGCGAGGATGGTCTTGAGCCCCTCCATGCTGGGGTTGTGGAACTGGAACACCTCGATGTGGTCGGTGCGCAGGTTCTTCAGGCTGGTGGCAAGCTCGGCCTCCATGTCGGCCTTTGTCAGGGCGCGGCATTTTGTAGCAAGGATAAAGTCATCCCGCAGGCCGGCCTCCTCGAGGGACTGGCCGATCCACGCCTCGCTGACTGTGTAGGCGCGCGCAGTGTCGATGTAGTTGACGCCGGCCTTGTGGGCGGCAATCAGCAGCTCCCGCGTGCCGGGCTGGTCGATGCGCTGGATCGGGATGCCGCCGAACCCCAGACGGGAAATTTTCAGGCCGGTCTGACCAAAGTTGACATATTGCATAGTGTGCTCCTTTTGCTCTGCTGCGGGGCGTCGGGGACGCGCCCCCTACAAATTGTCCGTTACCCACATTATAGCAAATCCACCGCAAAAATCCAGACCCAAAGCCTTCCCCGGAGGGGGAAGGTGGCCCCGCAGGGCCGGATGAGGGGGAGAGTTCGCCGCGGCAACCCATGTATGGGTCATAACGGCAAGTCCGCCCCTCATCAGTCAGCGGTCGGGGCCGCTGACAGCTTCCCCCGAGGGGGAAGCCGGGCGTGTGTACGGCAAAGCAGCCCCTGCATCGCTGCCCCAAGGGAGAAGCCTTTTTTCCGTTGACAAAACGGCCCCGCTGTACTACCATTATACTGTATAAGAATAAGGTATAGGGGGTTCACGA
Protein-coding sequences here:
- a CDS encoding aldo/keto reductase, with product MQYVNFGQTGLKISRLGFGGIPIQRIDQPGTRELLIAAHKAGVNYIDTARAYTVSEAWIGQSLEEAGLRDDFILATKCRALTKADMEAELATSLKNLRTDHIEVFQFHNPSMEGLKTILAPGGAMEALLEAKARGVVGHIGITAHLAAVFEAALDIPEIETIMFPYNIVEQQGKALIDRCAAAGKAFIDMKPLAGGAIEDGRLALRYVLSNPAVTVAIPGMATVEELENNAAGAANIAPLTAAEEAACQSVRDALGTQFCRRCNYCAPCTVGISIPSVFLFQGYLNRYGLQQWGRERYATLQTKAGACIQCGACEPRCPYNLPIRKMMKKAAEDFGE